The following proteins come from a genomic window of Lolium rigidum isolate FL_2022 chromosome 5, APGP_CSIRO_Lrig_0.1, whole genome shotgun sequence:
- the LOC124653941 gene encoding mitochondrial import inner membrane translocase subunit Tim9, which yields MDKSMLGDLDNLPEEDKMRMAVMVDQLQVRDSLRMYNNLVERCFTDCVETFRRKTLDKQEESCVRRCAEKFLKHSMRVGMRFAELNQGVATPD from the exons atgGACAAGAGTATGCTCGGCGACCTCGACAACCTCCCCGAGGAGGACAAGATGCGCATGGCCGTCATGGTCGACCAGCTCCAAGTCCGCGACAG TCTACGGATGTACAACAACCTGGTGGAGAGGTGCTTCACCGACTGCGTTGAGACATTCCGCCGCAAGACCCTGGACAAGCAAGAGGAGTCATGCGTCCGCCGCTGCGCCGAGAAGTTCCTGAAGCACTCCATGAGGGTCGGCATGCGATTCGCTGAGCTTAACCAGGGCGTTGCCACACCCGACTAA